The genomic DNA TTCTCAAGTGCAAATTCTATTAACATCGGGCGTCTTTTTCCACAAATAGTTTATTATGTTACGACTTATGTAAATCTCAGAAATAAAGGAATTATTACAGAAAACGAAAAATTCAACGTAGTAGTTCCCACAGGAAACTTCGGTAATATATTAGCTGCATTTATAGCAAAAAAGATGGGTATACCTATAGATAAGCTTATTTCAGCTTCAAATGAAAATAATGTTCTTGCTGATTTTTTCAAAACCGGTACTTATAATAAAGAACGTCCGTTTTACACTACAAATTCTCCTTCAATGGATATCCTGCTTTCATCTAATTTTGAAAGATACCTGTATTATGTTACCGGGGAAAATTCTTCACGTATATCTGAATTAATGGAAAATCTTATGAAAAATAACACTCTTTCAGTAACTGAAGATGAGCTGACAGAAATACAGAAAGAATTCTACGGAGATTTTGCCACTGAAAATGAAACTGTGGATTCTATAAAAAAAGTTTATTCAAAATTTTCTTATTTAATGGATCCTCATACTGCTGTAGGTTATGCAGTTCTGGAAAAATATCTGAAAGAAAGCGGAGATAAGACTCATTCTGTTATTATTTCCACTGCACACCCGTATAAATTTCCGTATGCTGCAGCATCAGCACTTAATTTATCCGAAAAAGAAAATCCGTATGAGATGCTGGATGATTTATCAGCTGTATGCGGAATTAACCTTCCAAAGCAGCTGGAAGAACTAAAAACTCTTCCATTAAGATTTTCTGTTATTATAAACAAAAATAAAATTTCTGATTATGTCAGAAATAAAATAACTGAAAAAAAATAGTGAACATGGATAAAATTATTAAACTGATTCCGTTTATACTGACTGAAAATAGCTGGCAGACGGTAAAACAGACAGTGTCATTTGACTGATTATAAAACAATATATGACACTATAATGATTTTATCCTGTTTTTTATAATAATACCACGTTTATATAATTTATTTTTTTATTCTAATTTCGCCCCTTTATTAGTTACAAATATATAAAAAAACTAGACTCACATCATGAGCCTAGCACTTAAGGGGGTTTTTAATGAAGAAAACAAAGTTTCTTATAAAAACACTTACAAATTATCACTGTCTACTTATTTTTTTATTTGAATATCCTTTGTTTTTGCTTTGAGAAATTATGTAACAGAAAAATCTTTTATATTTGTTCCAATTTACCCGATTATATACTATAATAAATTAAATAATAAATTTAGGAGGAAAGATGAAGAAACTCTGGGAAGGTCGTTTCAAAAAAGAAACCAACAAACTGCTTGAAAAATTTAATGCGTCTATTTTATTTGACTGCAGAATGTATGCTGAAGATATAAACGGAAGTATCATACATTCCAGAATGCTTGCAAAGCAGAATATAATTTCTGTTGAAGAACAAAAAGAAATAGAAACCGGTCTGCTTAAAATAAAAGAAGAAATTCAAAATGAAAATTTTGAATTCAAGATTGAAGATGAAGATATACATATGGCTGTCGAAAAACGGCTTACTGAATTAATCGGTCCTGTTGCCGGAAAACTTCATACCGCAAGAAGCAGAAATGATCAGGTTGCTTTAGACATAAGAATGTATACGCGTAACAAAGCTCACTATATTACAGAGCTTCTTATTTCTCTTGAAAAAACACTTATTAATCTTGCTGAAAAAAATATAGATATAATAATACCGGGTTATACTCATCTCCAA from Sebaldella termitidis ATCC 33386 includes the following:
- the thrC gene encoding threonine synthase, yielding MNYKSTRNNEKTVNSSYAVLHGLAGDGGLYIPENLPSVDLNYDILKDMSYQETAFYVLKEFFPDLGDEELKKSINNAYNTDTFNTPEIAPVAKLDQNISLTELFHGRTLAFKDLALSLFPYLLTASKKAENEKNDILILTATSGDTGKAALEGFRDVPGIKIIVFYPKNGVSPMQEDQMRKQLGGNVDIVAIEGNFDDAQSAVKDIFSSQEFKNLCQENNTTFSSANSINIGRLFPQIVYYVTTYVNLRNKGIITENEKFNVVVPTGNFGNILAAFIAKKMGIPIDKLISASNENNVLADFFKTGTYNKERPFYTTNSPSMDILLSSNFERYLYYVTGENSSRISELMENLMKNNTLSVTEDELTEIQKEFYGDFATENETVDSIKKVYSKFSYLMDPHTAVGYAVLEKYLKESGDKTHSVIISTAHPYKFPYAAASALNLSEKENPYEMLDDLSAVCGINLPKQLEELKTLPLRFSVIINKNKISDYVRNKITEKK